The genomic window GTCGAAGACCGGCTCGCTCGCTTTCGTCGCCGTGATCACGACGTCCGCGCCCGTGACGGCGGCGGTGCTCGAGTCGACCGCGTGAACGTCGGCCTCGAGATCGGCGTCGAAGTCGGCCGCGAAGGCCTCGCGGTTCGCGGGCGTCGGCGAGTAGACGCGGACCTCGTCGAACGCCCGGACGGTCGCGGTCGCGCGGAGTTGGCCTCGCGCTTGCGCGCCGCTGCCGATTATCGCGAGGGTGTCGGCGTCCGCGCGGGCGAGTTCGTCGACGGCGACGGCTCCCGCGGCACCGGTCTTGAACGGGTTCATGCTCGCGCCGTCGAGCAGGGCCAGCGGCGCGCCGCTCTCGGCGTCGAACAGCGGCGTCATGAACCAAGCGTCGCCGGCACCGAAGCCGGCGCTGTACATGTAGCCGCCCATCGCGCCGGTTTCGGGGAGCACGGCGGCGTAGCTCGTGAGCATTCCCTCGGGGTCAGCGCGGAGGAACTTCGATCGCGGCCGGGCGGGCGCGCCGTCGCCGCGCTGGCGGTAGCCCTCGCGGACGGCGTCGACGTACTCGGCCGGGGTCGCGAGCCCGTCGACGGCCGCACTGGTCAGAAACAGCGTGTCGGTCATGGCCGATAGCACGGAACGGAGACGGGAAAACCAATCGGATGAGCGAAACGAGGAAGAGGGGAGAGAAACGGAGAGACAGTGAGATTAGTCCGCGTTAATCGGCGGGCGCGCGGACCGGGGCTCGTCGGCGGAGTCGGCCGGCGTATTGACGAACATTGCGTGTCCGATGATTCCCATCGCGACCAGCGATCCGAGCGGCACCGCCGTAGTCAGAGACAGTCCGACGAGCATCAGGGCTGCGGTGATACCGAGCAGTGCGACTGGGATGAGGCCGAGAACAATGTCGTAATATCCAGTCATAATCTATCCTATAGTATGAGGAATAGCCATATAAGTGTTTCCCATAATCGGTTCATGGTAGACGGATCTCTAATGGATATCCACAGTGGTGCATACCCATAACTTATGAAGTGGTTATCATGGGACAGTATAATGATGTATTACTGCTCGAGCGGTTCGGATCCACGTTCCGATCGCCGCTACTGGTCAGAGACCGGAAGAAGAAACGGTCTACCTACTGCGGGAGAATTACACTATCTATTTCTTATACGTTCGATTCCGTTCACGTTCGCAGCACTGATCACCGGCGTGAGGAATTACTTCGCCACTGATAGGTATAGGGTGTATCCGAGTCGCCAGCCGAGCAAGACCAGCAGTCCGAAGCCGGTGATGACCAGCGGGAACGGCCACGTCGCACTCCCCTCGAACAACGGGGAGGCCCGGAGCATGAGCCCGACGTTCGCCGCCGCGATCCAGGCCACGGCCGTCAGCCGTAGCCCGTCGCGTCCCACGGGGCGGTCGCGGGTGTAAATCCCCGCGAGGAGCGCGACAGCGAGCCAGCCGATCACGAACGGCGCGATCGTCTCGAGCGAGGCGAGCGGTTCGGCGAGCGGATTCCCGCCGTGTTCGATGCG from Natrinema versiforme includes these protein-coding regions:
- a CDS encoding ornithine cyclodeaminase family protein, with protein sequence MTDTLFLTSAAVDGLATPAEYVDAVREGYRQRGDGAPARPRSKFLRADPEGMLTSYAAVLPETGAMGGYMYSAGFGAGDAWFMTPLFDAESGAPLALLDGASMNPFKTGAAGAVAVDELARADADTLAIIGSGAQARGQLRATATVRAFDEVRVYSPTPANREAFAADFDADLEADVHAVDSSTAAVTGADVVITATKASEPVFDGDDLEPGTHVTAMGQYSPDKRELDTTTIERATYVPDLRERATVDAGSFMQALEAGAITEDHVHAELGEIVAGNAPGRTSDDEITVFDSGGTGIETVAAAYMLYERASERGLGQTIEFAPASEALTGD
- a CDS encoding DUF3054 domain-containing protein, which gives rise to MDTAVQTGARDSAAGRQRVGIAVIDTVLIAGFVLLGRIEHGGNPLAEPLASLETIAPFVIGWLAVALLAGIYTRDRPVGRDGLRLTAVAWIAAANVGLMLRASPLFEGSATWPFPLVITGFGLLVLLGWRLGYTLYLSVAK